The genomic window aaaaaaaaaaaaaaaaaaaaaaagctaatcaGAAAAAGCGGTCTGCTTTCCCCTCTGTTGCTTGGGTTGTGCTAATAAGGAGGGGTGGCGAGTGTTTTAAACTGCTTTCATCGCCCACTGGCGTGTAATTAATTCCTGGTACTTGTCCTAAAAGCCTCTTGCTCTTGGCAGAGGCtcccagagctggcagcaaggaggagaggagagccaGAGCCCGCCGGGGCTCCCAGCTCAGCGGGCTGGGCGTGCGCGCGTGTACGCGCCTGTGTGTGCGCGCCTGTGTGCGCGTGCATGTGAGAGCGTGCGAGTGTGTGCTCTCACTACCGGCCCCAAGTCTCCGTCGGGCTCTGCAAGCCCCAAATTAGTCGtaaccctcccccccccattccGCGGCACCAGCATCCTCACATCAGAGGGCACACGGGTGTCTCGGGAAGTCCCCCAACCCACCCCATCAGGCAGGAGATACTAACCTGGTGATAATGTAAGGACCAAAACAGATCACGAACGACCctataaaaatactgattttcttGGTAGCCCTCTGTCTCCTCCGTTTCTGCTCGTTGAGACAGCGCTGCTTCAcactgcaaagggaaaaaagaaaaagaaggtcGGTGGGTTAATGCAAGGGGCGAGGAGGGGAGATCTCCCTAGCCaatggagagaggaagggaCTCGTCCCCGGCCGGGAGCCGCTGTCCcgtgcagggcagggcagggcagccccggccccagccccggagGAGGGCAGCCCGTGGGAGAGAGGAGCGCAGCCCTCACCCCAAAAGCAGCTCCCTGGTACAGGGACCTCAGGCCACTGAGAGCCCACCCGCAGGCTGGGACTAGCGTTTTAAGGAAGCAGGCTGCAAAGGCACAAAGCACCGACTTCTGGCACTGTAAGCAGCGCCtggagctggaggcaggagggtCTCACCGGGCTGCCGAGGTAGGCAGGAGAACACGAAGGGGTGCCGGGGAGGCAGAGCATCCCCTCCGCCCTGGGGTACCCACCACAAGAGCCCCGAGGCTGTGAATGCAAACACGCGCCCCTTACCTGGGATGGATGTCCACCAGCAAAACCAGAGTCTGCATGGTAATAATGTCTATCCGCTTGCAATGGAACCGAGCAACTTTCAACACCTTTAAATAGGTGAAACACAAGATCACCAGCGACAGCATGAAGCTGGTGGAGTGAAAGACGATGGTGAACACCGTAAAGCGTCTCCGCTCCGTCTCTTCCTTCAGGTGCAAGGTGCAAGAGGCATAAACGCTGCTGTAATCTACCCACGAGTAAAACAAAGATACCAAGGGGAAGGTGAGGGAGTGAAGCCACGAGTAGCCCATCAGTATCACAGCGTCCTTATACCGCATCTTGCTGGTGTAGCTCAAGGGGAACACCACGGCAATCCACTTGTCGATGCTGAGCGCTGCCATGCTCAGCATCGTGTTGGAAGTGAGGAAAGTTTCCAGGAAACCCACCGCTTTGCAGACGCAGCCCCCGAGGGGCTGCTGGTTCCTCAGGATCCCCAGCAGGGTGAAAGGCATGTTCAGGACGGTGAGGAGCAGGTTGCAAAAGGATAAGTTCACCAGGAAAACCCCGGCGACCTGCTTGCGGATCTCCGTACTGTAGACGAAGCATAGCAGCACCAGGAGGTTGGAGAGCAGGGAGACGACCAGCACCAGCACGAGGAGCAACGCCAGCAGCACGCCTGCCAAGTCCATCTC from Anas acuta chromosome 4, bAnaAcu1.1, whole genome shotgun sequence includes these protein-coding regions:
- the GPR78 gene encoding G-protein coupled receptor 78; translation: MDLAGVLLALLLVLVLVVSLLSNLLVLLCFVYSTEIRKQVAGVFLVNLSFCNLLLTVLNMPFTLLGILRNQQPLGGCVCKAVGFLETFLTSNTMLSMAALSIDKWIAVVFPLSYTSKMRYKDAVILMGYSWLHSLTFPLVSLFYSWVDYSSVYASCTLHLKEETERRRFTVFTIVFHSTSFMLSLVILCFTYLKVLKVARFHCKRIDIITMQTLVLLVDIHPSVKQRCLNEQKRRRQRATKKISIFIGSFVICFGPYIITRLIELLPFVTINYYWGIISKCLTYSKAASDPFVYSLLRQQYKKVLINIVNRILKRDLYPSSGYNSSLDTENDYCLHRTN